A genomic stretch from Synergistaceae bacterium DZ-S4 includes:
- the aroC gene encoding chorismate synthase, with product MSSAFGKNIRISIFGQSHSPAIGTVIDGLPSGKRIDLERLGKFMARRAPGQNEYSTPRREADVPEILSGIKNGFLCGAPLAAVIRNTDTDPSAYADTTDRPRPGHADFTARMKHREAHDFSGGGHFSGRLTASLCIAGGIIIQLLGQEGIDVGAHISEIAGVLDEPFDPVLVSARDLERVRNGPFPVMDSGTGDLMKAAIMTAGQAGDSVGGVVECAVLGLPAGVGEPMFEGLENMIAAVLFAVPAIKGVEFGSGFAGSRSTGSRNNDPFICGGGKITTRTNNHGGILGGISSGMPIVFRAAIKPTPSISMEQDTVSFSKMENVRLSTKGRHDPCIVPRAVPCVEAAAAIAVYDSLLSSKIHL from the coding sequence ATGAGCTCAGCCTTTGGAAAAAACATAAGGATCTCAATATTCGGACAGTCTCACTCTCCGGCGATAGGAACAGTGATAGACGGGCTTCCCTCCGGAAAGAGGATAGACCTTGAGAGGCTAGGAAAATTTATGGCCCGAAGGGCTCCGGGACAGAACGAATACTCTACTCCAAGGCGGGAAGCTGACGTTCCTGAGATACTTTCGGGAATAAAGAACGGCTTCCTGTGCGGTGCGCCCCTTGCCGCTGTCATCAGGAACACCGACACAGATCCGTCAGCCTATGCCGATACTACAGATAGACCAAGGCCCGGGCATGCGGACTTCACGGCCCGCATGAAACACAGGGAGGCGCACGACTTCTCCGGAGGGGGCCATTTTTCAGGCAGGCTGACTGCGTCTCTCTGTATCGCAGGGGGGATCATTATCCAGCTCCTCGGGCAGGAGGGGATAGATGTTGGTGCGCACATTTCCGAGATCGCGGGGGTCCTTGATGAGCCCTTTGACCCCGTATTGGTATCTGCCAGGGATCTGGAACGGGTCAGGAACGGCCCTTTCCCTGTCATGGACAGCGGAACGGGAGATCTGATGAAGGCTGCGATAATGACGGCAGGGCAGGCAGGAGACTCAGTCGGAGGCGTTGTGGAATGTGCTGTCCTGGGTCTTCCGGCGGGGGTCGGAGAACCGATGTTCGAAGGTCTTGAAAACATGATAGCCGCGGTCCTCTTCGCGGTTCCTGCGATCAAGGGAGTTGAGTTCGGGAGCGGATTCGCCGGAAGCAGGTCCACCGGAAGCAGGAACAACGACCCTTTCATCTGCGGTGGAGGCAAGATCACGACACGCACCAACAACCACGGAGGGATACTGGGAGGGATAAGCAGCGGTATGCCGATCGTTTTCCGGGCAGCGATAAAACCGACCCCCTCGATCAGCATGGAACAGGATACAGTGAGTTTCTCAAAAATGGAGAACGTGAGGCTGAGCACCAAGGGCAGGCACGACCCCTGCATAGTACCCAGGGCAGTCCCCTGCGTAGAGGCCGCAGCCGCAATAGCGGTCTACGATTCACTGCTCAGTTCGAAAATACATCTTTAG
- the aroA gene encoding 3-phosphoshikimate 1-carboxyvinyltransferase, producing the protein MKVTLLPSSISGTIQAIASKSFAHRQLICSSLADRETEIVCSNLSDDIRATMGCLVSLGAYADYLDGSVIVTPIASIPPEALLDCGESGSTYRFLVPLAAALGVRARFLLRGRLPERPMWPMWENLEGHGMSISGMGKSEVTLSGRLSGGSFILPGDVSSQFISGLLMAMPLIRGEKRIEIKDKVESAGYINMTIDVLRSFGIKVRKEGNAITMSEGEKFSSPGVTVTEGDWSNSAFWLCGAAASGQEVTCRGLNMDSSQGDAAIAGILRDMGADVECSGSSVRVKAAGLKGIEIDAGDIPDLVPAIALAACTAEGVTRITNAGRLRVKESDRLFTVADTLRKLGADIEEGEDSLSVTGGRRLAGGSVDSHGDHRIVMMAAIASLLSEDSITIEGAGAVNKSYPGFFEDFASLGAEVRKEQP; encoded by the coding sequence ATAGTATGCAGCAACCTTTCCGATGATATAAGGGCGACGATGGGCTGCCTTGTCTCTCTTGGTGCGTATGCTGATTATCTGGACGGATCGGTCATCGTCACGCCAATCGCATCGATCCCCCCTGAAGCACTCCTGGACTGCGGGGAGAGCGGTTCGACTTACAGGTTCCTTGTCCCTCTTGCAGCGGCGCTTGGTGTAAGAGCACGCTTCCTTCTGAGGGGAAGACTTCCCGAAAGGCCGATGTGGCCGATGTGGGAGAACCTGGAAGGACACGGCATGTCGATATCGGGGATGGGAAAGAGCGAGGTCACACTTTCCGGCAGGCTTTCAGGAGGATCATTCATCCTTCCGGGGGACGTAAGCTCACAGTTCATAAGCGGATTGCTGATGGCAATGCCGCTGATCAGGGGAGAGAAGAGAATAGAGATAAAGGATAAGGTCGAGTCGGCCGGCTACATAAATATGACGATAGATGTGCTTCGGTCCTTCGGGATAAAAGTCCGTAAAGAGGGAAATGCCATAACGATGTCTGAAGGAGAGAAATTTTCCTCGCCGGGCGTGACAGTCACCGAGGGGGACTGGTCAAACTCAGCCTTCTGGCTCTGCGGGGCCGCGGCTTCCGGGCAGGAGGTCACATGCAGAGGGCTTAACATGGACTCTTCACAGGGAGACGCGGCTATAGCGGGGATCCTCCGTGATATGGGAGCGGATGTCGAATGCAGCGGCAGTTCAGTCAGAGTGAAAGCTGCCGGACTGAAGGGCATAGAGATCGACGCCGGTGATATCCCGGACCTGGTGCCTGCGATAGCGCTTGCGGCATGTACCGCAGAGGGAGTTACGAGGATAACCAACGCCGGAAGGCTTCGCGTAAAGGAGAGCGACAGGCTGTTCACCGTAGCTGATACACTCAGGAAGCTCGGTGCCGATATAGAGGAAGGGGAGGATTCCCTCTCCGTCACGGGAGGAAGGCGACTTGCGGGAGGATCTGTTGATTCCCACGGGGATCATCGTATCGTGATGATGGCAGCAATTGCCTCTCTTCTGTCAGAGGACAGCATAACGATTGAGGGGGCCGGGGCGGTCAATAAATCATACCCTGGATTTTTTGAAGACTTCGCGTCTTTGGGCGCAGAGGTCAGAAAGGAGCAGCCATGA